GCGAAGCGGCCGCCGCGTGTCGTCCTGCTCGTGGGAACCCGAAAGGGCGCCTTCGTATTCCGCGCCAACCCCTCTCGCACGCGTTGGCGCGCCGAGGGACCGCACCGCTTCGGCGAGATCGTGAACCACGTCGTGCTCGATCCGCGCGATCGCCGTACGCTGCTCTGCGGGG
This Deltaproteobacteria bacterium DNA region includes the following protein-coding sequences:
- a CDS encoding glycosyl hydrolase; translation: MPAAKAKRPPRVVLLVGTRKGAFVFRANPSRTRWRAEGPHRFGEIVNHVVLDPRDRRTLLCG